In the Pseudomonas sp. DTU_2021_1001937_2_SI_NGA_ILE_001 genome, one interval contains:
- the sulA gene encoding SOS-induced cell division inhibitor SulA has protein sequence MQFHPAPNTQLPLFEAFLAQPMITPLQELPPAMREPLPEVFSELSLRGAAGNCLGLLAPILRELSQEQDARWLTLIAPPANVTQTWLRDAGLNRERILILRPRSNQTALDLTREALRLGRSHTVVSWLSPLSASARQQLTAAARDGEAQSLNVRLG, from the coding sequence ATGCAGTTCCATCCGGCCCCCAATACCCAATTACCGTTGTTCGAGGCGTTCTTGGCCCAACCCATGATCACGCCCCTTCAGGAGCTGCCGCCGGCCATGCGCGAGCCGTTGCCGGAGGTGTTCAGCGAGCTGTCATTGCGTGGTGCGGCCGGAAACTGCCTTGGTCTGCTGGCGCCCATCCTCCGGGAACTGAGCCAGGAGCAGGACGCGCGCTGGCTGACACTCATTGCACCACCGGCCAATGTGACACAGACCTGGCTGCGTGATGCCGGGCTGAACCGGGAACGCATCCTGATCCTGCGGCCACGCAGCAACCAGACCGCGCTGGACCTGACTCGGGAAGCCTTGCGCCTGGGGCGCAGCCATACGGTCGTCAGCTGGCTCAGCCCACTCAGCGCATCGGCACGCCAGCAGCTGACTGCGGCCGCACGAGACGGCGAAGCACAAAGCCTCAACGTCAGGCTGGGTTGA
- the lexA gene encoding transcriptional repressor LexA, with amino-acid sequence MIKLTPRQAEILGFIKRCLEDNGYPPTRAEIAQELGFKSPNAAEEHLKALARKGAIEMTPGASRGIRIPGFEAKPDDSSLPIIGRVAAGAPILAQQHIEESCNINPTFFHPSADYLLRVHGMSMKDVGILDGDLLAVHTTREARNGQIVVARIGDEVTVKRFKREGSKVWLIAENPEFAPIEVDLKEQELVIEGLSVGVIRR; translated from the coding sequence ATGATCAAACTGACGCCACGCCAGGCCGAAATCCTTGGCTTCATCAAACGCTGCCTCGAAGACAATGGCTATCCTCCTACCCGTGCGGAAATCGCCCAGGAACTGGGCTTCAAGTCTCCGAACGCCGCCGAGGAACACCTCAAGGCCCTGGCCCGCAAGGGCGCCATCGAGATGACCCCCGGCGCCTCGCGCGGCATTCGCATCCCTGGCTTCGAAGCCAAGCCCGACGACAGCAGCCTGCCAATCATCGGTCGTGTTGCCGCCGGCGCCCCCATCCTCGCCCAGCAGCATATCGAGGAGTCCTGCAACATCAATCCAACCTTCTTCCATCCCAGCGCCGACTACCTGCTGCGCGTGCATGGCATGAGCATGAAGGATGTCGGCATTCTCGACGGCGACCTGCTGGCCGTACACACCACGCGTGAAGCACGCAATGGCCAGATCGTCGTAGCCCGAATCGGTGACGAAGTCACGGTCAAGCGCTTCAAACGTGAAGGCAGCAAGGTCTGGCTGATTGCTGAAAACCCTGAGTTCGCCCCCATCGAGGTCGACCTCAAGGAACAGGAGCTGGTCATCGAAGGCTTGAGCGTCGGCGTCATCCGCCGTTAA
- a CDS encoding TetR/AcrR family transcriptional regulator: protein MAQSETVERILDAAEQLFAEKGFAETSLRLITSKASVNLAAVNYHFGSKKALIQAVFSRFLGPFCASLERELERRQGLPEHKPSLEELLGILVEQAMAVQPRSGNDLSIFMRLLGLAFSQSQGHLRRYLEDMYGKVFRRYMQLVNEAAPQIPPIELFWRVHFMLGAAAFSMSGIKALRAISENDFGVNTSIEQVMRLMVPFLAAGMRAESGVTEPSMVSAQLRPRNKTPAALAAKA from the coding sequence ATGGCCCAGTCGGAAACCGTAGAACGTATCCTTGATGCTGCCGAGCAGCTGTTCGCCGAAAAAGGCTTCGCCGAGACTTCCCTGCGGCTGATCACCAGCAAGGCGTCGGTGAACCTCGCAGCGGTCAACTACCATTTCGGTTCCAAGAAAGCCCTCATCCAGGCGGTCTTTTCCCGCTTCCTGGGGCCGTTCTGCGCCAGTCTTGAGCGCGAGCTGGAGCGTCGCCAGGGTCTTCCCGAGCACAAGCCGAGCCTTGAGGAACTGCTGGGTATCCTGGTCGAGCAGGCCATGGCCGTGCAGCCGCGCAGCGGCAACGACCTGTCCATCTTCATGCGCCTGTTGGGCCTGGCGTTCAGCCAGAGCCAGGGGCACCTGCGTCGTTACCTGGAAGACATGTACGGCAAGGTGTTCCGCCGCTACATGCAACTGGTCAACGAGGCCGCGCCGCAAATCCCCCCCATCGAGCTGTTCTGGCGCGTGCACTTCATGCTGGGCGCCGCCGCGTTCAGCATGTCCGGTATCAAGGCCCTGCGGGCGATTTCCGAGAATGATTTCGGGGTGAACACCTCCATCGAGCAGGTCATGCGCCTGATGGTGCCGTTCCTGGCCGCCGGCATGCGTGCCGAGAGTGGTGTGACCGAGCCTTCCATGGTGTCCGCGCAACTCAGACCCCGCAACAAGACGCCCGCCGCGCTCGCCGCCAAGGCCTGA
- the nagZ gene encoding beta-N-acetylhexosaminidase, with the protein MQGSLMVDVAGTWLTAEDRHLLRQPEVGGLIIFARNIEHPRQVRELSASIRAIRPDLLLAVDQEGGRVQRLRQGFVRLPAMRSIADRPDAEALARHCGWLMATEVLAVGLDLSFAPVLDLDHGRSAVVGTRAFEGDPEYAARLAGAFICGMNEAGMAATGKHFPGHGWAEADSHVAIPTDERSLESIRAHDLVPFARLSRQLAAVMPAHVIYPQVDAQPAGFSRRWLQEILRGELGFDGMIFSDDLSMAGAHVAGDAASRIEAALGAGCDMGLVCNDRASAELALSAAQRLNVSPSPRLARMRGQAHASTEYRSQPRWLAAVQALRAAQLID; encoded by the coding sequence CTGCAAGGCTCCCTGATGGTCGATGTCGCCGGTACCTGGCTGACCGCTGAAGACCGTCATCTACTGCGCCAGCCCGAAGTGGGCGGCCTGATTATCTTTGCCCGCAATATCGAGCATCCGCGTCAGGTCCGCGAGCTGAGCGCATCGATCCGCGCCATTCGCCCGGACCTGCTGCTGGCGGTGGACCAGGAAGGTGGGCGGGTGCAGCGCCTGCGCCAAGGCTTCGTGCGTCTGCCTGCCATGCGCTCGATCGCTGATCGCCCTGATGCCGAAGCCCTGGCTCGTCACTGCGGCTGGCTGATGGCGACCGAGGTACTGGCCGTAGGTCTCGACTTGAGTTTCGCGCCGGTGCTGGACCTGGACCACGGGCGCAGTGCCGTGGTCGGTACCCGTGCCTTCGAAGGTGATCCCGAATATGCCGCACGCCTGGCTGGCGCGTTCATCTGCGGCATGAACGAAGCGGGCATGGCCGCCACCGGCAAGCACTTCCCGGGGCACGGCTGGGCCGAAGCCGATTCGCACGTGGCCATTCCCACCGACGAGCGCAGCCTGGAGAGCATCCGTGCCCATGACCTGGTGCCTTTCGCGCGCCTGAGTCGTCAGCTGGCGGCGGTGATGCCGGCGCATGTCATCTACCCGCAGGTCGATGCCCAGCCTGCCGGTTTCTCACGGCGCTGGCTGCAGGAAATCCTGCGCGGCGAGCTGGGTTTTGACGGGATGATTTTCAGTGACGACCTGTCGATGGCGGGTGCGCACGTGGCAGGCGACGCGGCCAGCCGCATCGAGGCGGCCCTGGGAGCCGGTTGTGACATGGGCCTGGTTTGCAACGACCGCGCCAGCGCCGAACTGGCCTTGAGTGCTGCGCAGCGCCTGAACGTCAGCCCTTCGCCACGGCTGGCGCGCATGCGTGGCCAGGCGCATGCCAGCACCGAATACCGCAGCCAGCCGCGCTGGCTGGCGGCCGTTCAGGCATTGCGCGCCGCACAACTGATCGACTGA
- the pssA gene encoding CDP-diacylglycerol--serine O-phosphatidyltransferase: MQSPFRRSTLATLRGFNLPDTAINLLPSAADYRRCLLEQIAQATRRIYIIALYLQEDEAGQEILDALYAAKAARPELDVQVLVDWFRAQRGLIGAGRQPGNSAWYQSQHLEHDVEVPIHGVPVQTRELFGVLHLKGSVIDDKVLYTGASLNNVYLHKLDKYRLDRYHLIHSAELADSFVGLVQRDIIGSPAVHRLDLPQPPSSRNLRGEIRAFRSQLKRATYDTAQGVAENGELRIIPLLGVGPRNALNRTICELIASSQSHLSICTPYFNLPMAVTREINRAIKRGVVVDIIVGDKTANDFFIPPQEPFKVISALPYLYEISLRRFARKHQAAIDRQRLNLHLWKHGDNTYHLKGMWIDQRHTLLTGNNLNPRAFNLDLENGLLIDDPKGEWLEPRARELASLMQHTRRVGHYEELQTLADYPEGVHKFLRRVSRVKIERLLYRIL; encoded by the coding sequence ATGCAGTCCCCCTTCCGACGCTCGACCCTTGCCACGCTGCGCGGTTTCAACCTGCCCGACACCGCGATCAACCTGCTCCCTTCGGCAGCCGACTATCGGCGCTGCCTGCTGGAGCAGATCGCCCAGGCGACCCGGCGCATCTACATCATCGCCCTCTACCTGCAGGAAGACGAAGCCGGACAGGAAATCCTCGACGCCCTGTACGCCGCAAAGGCCGCGCGTCCGGAACTCGACGTGCAGGTACTGGTGGACTGGTTCCGCGCCCAGCGCGGGCTGATCGGCGCCGGGCGGCAACCAGGCAACAGCGCGTGGTATCAGAGCCAGCACCTGGAGCATGACGTCGAAGTGCCGATCCACGGTGTACCGGTACAGACTCGCGAACTGTTCGGCGTGCTGCACCTCAAGGGCAGCGTGATCGACGACAAGGTGCTGTACACCGGCGCCAGTCTCAACAACGTGTACCTGCACAAGCTCGACAAATACCGGCTCGACCGCTATCACCTGATCCACAGCGCGGAGCTGGCCGACAGCTTCGTCGGGTTGGTGCAGCGCGACATCATCGGCTCGCCAGCCGTGCATCGTCTCGACCTGCCGCAACCGCCCAGCTCACGCAACCTGCGGGGTGAAATTCGTGCCTTTCGCAGCCAACTGAAACGCGCCACCTACGACACCGCCCAGGGGGTTGCCGAGAATGGCGAGCTGCGCATCATTCCCCTGCTGGGCGTCGGCCCGCGCAATGCACTGAACCGCACCATCTGTGAGCTGATCGCCAGCAGTCAGAGTCACCTGAGCATCTGTACGCCATACTTCAACCTGCCGATGGCGGTGACCCGGGAAATCAATCGTGCGATCAAGCGCGGCGTGGTGGTCGACATCATCGTCGGCGACAAGACCGCCAACGACTTCTTCATTCCCCCCCAGGAACCGTTCAAGGTCATTTCTGCGCTGCCATACCTGTACGAAATCAGCCTGCGCCGCTTCGCCCGCAAGCATCAGGCGGCCATCGACCGCCAACGACTGAACCTGCACTTGTGGAAGCACGGCGACAATACCTACCACCTCAAGGGCATGTGGATCGATCAGCGCCATACCCTGCTGACCGGTAACAACCTCAACCCGCGAGCCTTCAACCTGGACCTGGAGAACGGCCTGCTGATCGATGACCCCAAGGGAGAGTGGCTGGAGCCCAGAGCCCGAGAGCTGGCCAGCCTGATGCAGCACACCCGGCGCGTGGGGCACTACGAAGAGCTGCAGACGCTGGCGGACTACCCGGAAGGGGTGCACAAGTTTCTGCGTCGGGTCAGCCGGGTGAAGATCGAGCGCCTGCTGTACCGGATTCTCTAA
- a CDS encoding glycerophosphodiester phosphodiesterase: MPAFAPRLTPLFGRLALAAIAATLTAAPTLASEAPGQALAAKAGIPWPAVIAHRGASFDAPEETLPAFILARELGADYLELDLQRTQDGVLIALHDDNLQRTTNIDEVFPARAHDPVSSFSLAELKQLDAGSWFNKAYPGRARDRYAGLKILTLEEVMDIAEGGANKPGLYIETKVPEQFPGIEADLKEVLQRRGWLRERPAAAPGQVNVAHMPGRVVLQTFDKSSLRLLHKEMPQVPKVLLLWVGEGSIKPKSAVPFKDSGFKDKASYYAAQEVSSKAEFEAWIDWAKANGAIGTGPSSRLANGGDQSYMDLVKPWMNELTHAKGLIVHPYTVDEAVDFKSISAAGADGFFTNRTAELLKFYQRPARQDIDSLLKSNGY; encoded by the coding sequence ATGCCCGCATTCGCCCCCCGCCTCACTCCACTCTTCGGTCGTCTGGCCCTGGCCGCCATCGCCGCGACGCTGACCGCCGCTCCGACACTGGCCAGTGAAGCGCCCGGCCAGGCCCTCGCTGCCAAGGCTGGCATTCCCTGGCCGGCGGTCATCGCCCACCGGGGTGCCTCATTCGATGCCCCGGAGGAGACACTGCCGGCGTTCATCCTTGCTCGGGAACTGGGTGCCGACTATCTGGAACTGGACCTGCAACGCACCCAGGACGGCGTACTGATCGCCCTGCACGATGACAACCTGCAGCGTACCACCAACATCGACGAGGTCTTTCCGGCCCGCGCCCACGACCCGGTGAGCAGCTTCAGCCTCGCCGAACTCAAGCAGCTGGACGCCGGTTCGTGGTTCAACAAGGCTTACCCGGGCCGTGCCCGTGACCGTTACGCCGGGTTGAAGATCCTGACCCTCGAAGAAGTGATGGACATCGCCGAGGGCGGCGCCAACAAGCCCGGCCTGTATATCGAGACCAAGGTTCCTGAGCAGTTTCCCGGCATCGAGGCAGACCTGAAAGAGGTTCTGCAGCGTCGCGGCTGGCTGCGTGAACGCCCGGCGGCGGCGCCTGGACAGGTCAACGTCGCGCACATGCCAGGCCGCGTGGTGCTGCAGACCTTCGACAAGTCCAGCCTGCGACTGCTGCACAAGGAGATGCCGCAGGTGCCCAAGGTGCTGTTGCTGTGGGTCGGTGAAGGTTCGATCAAGCCGAAGTCGGCGGTGCCGTTCAAAGACTCGGGCTTCAAGGACAAGGCCAGCTACTACGCGGCCCAGGAGGTCAGTTCCAAGGCCGAGTTCGAGGCCTGGATCGACTGGGCCAAGGCCAACGGCGCCATCGGCACCGGACCTTCATCGCGATTGGCCAATGGCGGTGACCAGAGCTACATGGATCTGGTCAAGCCCTGGATGAACGAGCTGACCCATGCCAAGGGGCTGATCGTCCACCCCTACACTGTCGATGAAGCCGTGGACTTCAAGAGCATCAGTGCCGCCGGGGCCGACGGCTTCTTCACCAACCGTACCGCCGAACTGCTGAAGTTCTATCAGCGCCCGGCCCGCCAGGACATCGATAGCCTGCTCAAGAGCAACGGTTACTGA
- a CDS encoding diguanylate cyclase domain-containing protein — protein MEKIACTNLEGFVDMLMDAICVVDSEGRFVYVNAAFERIFGYSPQELIGIPMLQLVHPDDRARTLEAAAQIMGGEPKLHFENRYLHKQGNVVDVMWSARWSEEDRLRIAVARDITALKRANAVRATLLEISAAASMGDDLHGLFTRIHQLLSQLLSVRWLSIALQDVESGTLSFAYRSDELQCAATQSLVDEVLSSAQPRAGSDCLAVPLQTSSGIIGALLISSGRDEPAQVAQDLELLQIVSSHVAAAIDRKQLYERLQVMARYDQLTGLANRVLLQERLNLAVRQAERYGDKLAALYLDLDHFKQVNDTLGHAAGDALLQEVARRLSGCVRDSDTVARIGGDEFVVLLERVQGEADASRTARAIARALQAPVRLGEHDWTISASIGIACYPDDAGDLAQLFRHADQAMYQVKKQRHTHS, from the coding sequence ATGGAAAAAATCGCCTGCACGAATCTGGAGGGCTTCGTCGATATGCTCATGGATGCGATCTGCGTGGTGGACTCAGAGGGACGCTTTGTCTACGTCAACGCTGCATTCGAGAGAATCTTCGGCTATAGCCCCCAGGAACTGATCGGTATCCCCATGCTGCAGCTGGTCCACCCCGATGACCGCGCCAGAACCCTGGAGGCCGCGGCGCAAATCATGGGCGGTGAGCCCAAGCTGCATTTCGAGAATCGTTACCTGCACAAGCAGGGCAATGTCGTGGATGTCATGTGGTCGGCGCGCTGGTCCGAAGAGGATCGCCTGCGCATCGCCGTGGCCCGTGACATCACAGCCCTCAAGCGCGCCAACGCGGTGCGCGCGACGCTGCTGGAGATCTCGGCAGCGGCCAGTATGGGCGATGACCTGCACGGGCTGTTCACGCGCATTCACCAACTGCTGAGCCAGCTGCTGAGTGTCCGCTGGCTGTCCATCGCCTTGCAGGACGTCGAAAGTGGCACCCTGTCGTTCGCCTACCGCAGCGATGAATTGCAGTGTGCTGCGACCCAGTCGCTGGTCGATGAGGTGCTGAGCAGCGCCCAGCCGCGAGCGGGCAGTGACTGCCTGGCCGTACCCTTGCAGACCTCCAGCGGCATCATTGGCGCGCTGTTGATTTCCAGCGGTCGTGACGAGCCTGCCCAGGTCGCCCAGGACCTGGAGCTGCTGCAAATTGTCTCCAGCCATGTGGCGGCGGCCATCGACCGCAAGCAACTTTATGAGCGCCTGCAGGTCATGGCTCGCTACGACCAGCTCACCGGGCTGGCCAATCGGGTGCTGCTGCAGGAGCGTCTGAACCTGGCGGTTCGCCAGGCCGAGCGCTATGGCGACAAGCTGGCAGCCTTGTATCTGGATCTGGATCACTTCAAGCAGGTCAACGACACCCTGGGACATGCGGCGGGCGATGCCTTGCTGCAGGAAGTCGCACGGCGCCTGAGTGGCTGCGTGCGCGACAGCGATACCGTAGCGCGCATCGGCGGTGATGAGTTCGTGGTGCTGCTGGAGCGGGTACAGGGCGAGGCGGATGCCAGCCGCACGGCGCGGGCCATCGCTCGCGCGTTGCAGGCACCGGTGCGCCTTGGCGAGCACGACTGGACCATCTCGGCCAGCATCGGTATCGCCTGCTATCCCGACGACGCTGGCGATCTGGCGCAGCTGTTCCGGCACGCTGACCAGGCCATGTACCAGGTCAAAAAGCAGCGTCATACGCACTCCTGA
- a CDS encoding 2-hydroxyacid dehydrogenase, translating into MTTLLVLVENLNDYLPILEDGGFSLIRAQTPERRAQVIAEQGGQIDAVVTRGPLGLFAEEMDAMPNLRLICVSGAGYEKVDVAAAQARGILVSNGAGVNAPTVADHAMALLLAMVRDIPQADASVRRSEWRKVMCPSFAGKRLGILGLGAVGLEIARRAEAFGMHIDYHNRRPRQDLAYRWQPSVRELAEAADFLVLATPGGAATHHLVDAEVLQALGTQGYLVNVARASVVDTQALLAALQAGQIAGAALDVFDDEPQVPDAFKALANVVLTPHVAGLSPEASGDSVRLVRDNLLAFFAGRPLLTPVAAE; encoded by the coding sequence ATGACAACCCTGCTGGTGCTGGTCGAAAACCTCAATGACTACCTGCCGATCCTCGAGGACGGCGGGTTCAGCCTGATCCGTGCGCAGACCCCCGAGCGCCGTGCGCAGGTCATCGCCGAACAGGGTGGGCAGATCGACGCGGTGGTCACCCGTGGCCCGCTGGGGCTGTTCGCCGAGGAAATGGATGCCATGCCGAACCTGCGGCTCATCTGCGTCAGCGGCGCCGGTTATGAAAAGGTCGATGTCGCCGCCGCCCAGGCGCGCGGCATCCTGGTCAGCAATGGCGCCGGAGTCAACGCGCCGACAGTCGCCGACCATGCCATGGCCCTGTTGCTGGCGATGGTGCGCGACATTCCGCAGGCCGATGCTTCGGTGCGCCGTAGCGAGTGGCGCAAGGTCATGTGCCCATCGTTTGCCGGCAAGCGCCTGGGCATCCTCGGGCTGGGCGCCGTGGGCCTGGAGATTGCCCGGCGCGCCGAAGCCTTCGGCATGCATATCGACTACCACAATCGTCGCCCGCGCCAGGACCTGGCGTATCGTTGGCAGCCGTCGGTGCGTGAACTGGCCGAGGCGGCGGACTTTCTGGTGCTCGCCACGCCCGGCGGCGCGGCTACCCATCATCTGGTGGATGCCGAGGTGTTGCAGGCGCTCGGTACGCAGGGCTACCTGGTCAACGTCGCCCGTGCTTCGGTGGTCGACACCCAGGCGCTGCTGGCCGCCTTGCAGGCTGGGCAGATCGCCGGTGCCGCGCTGGACGTCTTCGATGACGAACCCCAGGTGCCTGACGCCTTCAAGGCCCTCGCCAATGTGGTGCTGACACCCCATGTAGCCGGGCTTTCGCCCGAGGCGTCCGGAGACTCCGTACGCCTGGTGCGCGACAACCTGCTGGCGTTTTTCGCTGGCCGACCGCTGCTGACCCCCGTGGCGGCCGAATGA
- a CDS encoding short-chain fatty acid transporter — MSASLQESRSARFALRCSAWAERWFPDAWVFAALAVLIVTLAVLGMGARPADTAKAFGDGFWSLIPFTLQMAFVVISGYVVASSPPAVRLIDRLARIPANGRSAVAWVAIISMLASLLNWGLSLVFGGLLVRALARRSDLKMDYRAAGAAAYLGLGAVWALGISSSAAQLQANPASLPPSILAITGVIPFTETIFLWQSGAILLVLLVVSVIVAYATAPGPSSARSAEDCGVDPAFNLPPLAPRTRPGEWLEYSPLLIIVLVVLGAGWLLNEFSSKPAITAISGLNTYNFLFIMLGALLHWRPRSFLDAVARAVPTTTGVLIQFPLYGSIAALLTTVKGSDAQTLAHHISLFFTSIATHDTYAVLMGIYSAVLGFFIPSGGGKWIIEAPYVMQVANELQYHLGWAVQIYNAAEALPNLINPFYMLPLLGVLGLKARDLIGFSFVQLLVHAPIVLLLLWALGTTLSYTPPVMP, encoded by the coding sequence ATGTCCGCTTCCCTTCAGGAAAGCCGTTCCGCCCGTTTCGCCCTGCGCTGCTCGGCCTGGGCCGAGCGCTGGTTCCCCGACGCCTGGGTGTTCGCCGCCTTGGCGGTACTGATCGTCACCCTCGCCGTGCTGGGCATGGGTGCCAGGCCGGCCGATACCGCCAAAGCCTTCGGCGATGGCTTCTGGAGCCTGATTCCCTTCACCCTGCAGATGGCCTTCGTGGTCATCAGCGGCTACGTGGTGGCCAGTTCACCGCCTGCCGTGCGCCTGATCGACCGCCTGGCACGTATCCCCGCCAATGGCCGCTCGGCGGTGGCCTGGGTAGCGATCATCTCGATGCTCGCCTCGCTGCTCAACTGGGGCCTGTCGCTGGTGTTCGGGGGCCTGCTGGTACGCGCCCTGGCGCGGCGCAGTGACCTGAAGATGGATTACCGCGCCGCCGGTGCGGCAGCCTACCTGGGGCTGGGGGCGGTATGGGCACTGGGCATTTCTTCCTCGGCGGCGCAGCTGCAGGCCAACCCGGCCAGCCTGCCGCCGTCGATCCTGGCCATCACCGGGGTGATTCCGTTCACCGAAACCATTTTCCTCTGGCAGTCCGGCGCCATTCTGCTGGTGCTGCTGGTGGTGTCGGTGATCGTCGCCTACGCCACGGCTCCGGGCCCGTCCAGTGCCCGCAGCGCCGAGGACTGCGGCGTCGACCCGGCCTTCAACCTGCCGCCACTGGCGCCACGCACCCGCCCCGGCGAATGGCTGGAATACAGCCCGTTGCTGATCATCGTGCTGGTGGTGCTGGGCGCCGGCTGGCTGCTCAACGAGTTCAGCAGCAAGCCGGCGATCACCGCGATCTCCGGGCTGAACACCTACAACTTCCTGTTCATCATGCTCGGCGCGCTGCTGCACTGGCGGCCGCGCAGCTTCCTCGACGCCGTGGCGCGGGCCGTGCCGACCACCACTGGGGTGCTGATCCAGTTCCCGCTGTACGGTTCGATCGCCGCACTGCTGACCACGGTCAAGGGCAGTGACGCACAGACCCTGGCGCATCACATCTCACTGTTCTTCACCAGCATCGCCACCCACGATACCTATGCCGTGCTGATGGGCATCTATTCCGCCGTCCTAGGCTTCTTCATCCCCTCCGGCGGCGGCAAGTGGATCATCGAGGCACCCTATGTGATGCAAGTGGCCAACGAGCTGCAGTACCACCTGGGCTGGGCGGTACAGATCTACAACGCCGCCGAGGCGCTGCCGAACCTGATCAACCCCTTCTACATGCTGCCGTTGCTTGGCGTGCTGGGCCTCAAGGCTCGCGACCTGATCGGGTTTTCCTTCGTGCAGCTGCTGGTGCATGCGCCCATCGTACTGTTGCTGCTCTGGGCCCTGGGCACCACCCTCAGCTATACGCCGCCGGTGATGCCGTAG
- a CDS encoding CoA transferase subunit B, producing MALSREQMAQRVARELKDGYYVNLGIGIPTLVANYVPAGMQVMLQSENGLLGMGEFPTEATLDADMINAGKQTVTAVKGASIFHSADSFAMIRGGHVDLTVLGAFEVDVQGNIASWMIPGKLVKGMGGAMDLVAGAENIIVTMTHASKDGESKLLERCELPLTGAGCIRRVLTDLAYLEIADGAFILRERAPGISIEEIVAKTAGRLVVPDDVIEMTF from the coding sequence ATGGCACTTTCCCGCGAACAAATGGCTCAACGGGTCGCCCGCGAACTCAAGGACGGCTACTACGTGAACCTGGGCATCGGCATTCCGACCCTGGTCGCCAACTATGTCCCTGCCGGCATGCAGGTGATGCTGCAATCGGAAAACGGCTTGCTGGGCATGGGTGAATTCCCCACTGAAGCGACCCTCGATGCCGACATGATCAATGCTGGCAAGCAGACCGTCACGGCCGTGAAAGGCGCGTCGATCTTCCACTCCGCCGACTCCTTCGCGATGATCCGCGGCGGGCACGTCGACCTCACCGTGCTGGGTGCCTTCGAGGTGGACGTGCAGGGCAACATTGCCTCCTGGATGATTCCGGGCAAGCTAGTCAAGGGCATGGGCGGCGCCATGGATCTGGTGGCCGGTGCGGAAAACATCATCGTCACCATGACCCACGCTTCCAAGGACGGCGAATCCAAGCTGCTGGAGCGCTGTGAGCTACCGCTCACCGGTGCCGGTTGCATCCGCCGCGTGCTGACCGACCTGGCCTATCTGGAGATCGCCGACGGCGCGTTCATCCTGCGCGAACGCGCCCCCGGTATCAGCATCGAGGAAATCGTCGCCAAGACTGCCGGGCGCCTGGTGGTGCCCGACGACGTCATCGAGATGACCTTCTGA
- a CDS encoding CoA transferase subunit A, translating into MAGLDKRVASYEEALTGLSDDMTVLCGGFGLCGIPENLIAQIRRMGTRGLTVVSNNCGVDGFGLGILLEDRQIRKMISSYVGENALFEQQLLSGELEVDLTPQGTLAEKLRAGGAGIPAFYTATGFGTPVAEGKESRQFNGRDYILEEAISGDFALVKGWKADYYGNVIYRHTAQNFNPLVAMAGRITVVEVEEIVAPGELDPAHIHTPGIYVDRLIQGRFEKRIEKRTLKGA; encoded by the coding sequence ATGGCTGGACTCGACAAGCGAGTAGCGAGCTACGAGGAGGCCCTCACCGGGCTGAGCGACGACATGACCGTGCTGTGCGGCGGCTTCGGCCTGTGCGGCATCCCCGAGAACCTCATCGCACAGATCCGCCGCATGGGCACCCGTGGCCTGACCGTGGTTTCCAACAACTGCGGAGTCGACGGTTTCGGCCTGGGGATCCTTCTGGAAGACCGGCAGATCCGCAAGATGATCTCCTCCTACGTGGGCGAGAACGCGCTGTTCGAGCAGCAACTGCTCAGTGGCGAGCTGGAAGTCGACCTCACCCCACAAGGCACCCTGGCGGAAAAACTCCGCGCAGGCGGTGCCGGCATTCCAGCCTTCTACACCGCCACCGGCTTCGGTACGCCAGTGGCCGAGGGCAAGGAAAGCCGACAATTCAATGGCCGCGACTACATCCTCGAAGAGGCCATCAGCGGCGACTTCGCCCTGGTCAAGGGCTGGAAGGCGGACTATTACGGCAACGTCATCTACCGCCATACCGCGCAGAACTTCAACCCGCTGGTCGCCATGGCCGGACGCATCACGGTGGTCGAAGTCGAGGAAATCGTCGCCCCTGGCGAGCTGGACCCGGCACACATCCACACCCCCGGCATCTACGTCGACCGGCTGATCCAGGGCCGTTTCGAGAAGCGCATCGAAAAGCGCACCCTCAAAGGAGCCTGA